The Agrococcus sp. ARC_14 DNA segment GCCCTGCAGCGCAAGCTCAACGCCGGCAGCTTCTGATCCGCGAGACGTGAGCGCCCGCGGGCACTCTTGCGCGCACGCGGCGCATCCGCAATACTTTGCCTTGTGGCTAACCAACTGATCGAGCTGGATGCGGTGCTCGGCGCCCTCGCCGACCCCACCCGCAGGCAGGTGATCGCGCGACTGGGGCAGCGGCCGATGAGCGTCGGCGAGCTCGCCCAGCCGTTCCCGATCACGCTGCCCTCCTTCATGAAGCACGTGCGAGCGCTCGAGGCATCCGGCCTGATCCGCACGGCGAAAGCGGGTCGCGTGCGCACCTGCACGCTCAACCGCGAGCGGCTGGCACTCGTCGACGACTGGCTTGACGAGCAGCGACGCAGCTGGGTGGCCGCCACCGACCGCCTCGAGCATCTCGTCACCCACCAGGAGGAAGCACCATGACCATCAGCGACCAGAGCCAGATCGACCCGCGCCAGATCGACCCGGCGCTCGACCTCACCATCCAGCGCATCATCCGCGCGCCGCGGCGCACCGTCTGGAACGCCTGGACCGACCCGTCGCTGCTGGCGCAGTGGTGGGTGCCGGCGCCGACGATCGCGCGCGTCGACCGGCTCGAGGTGCGACCGGGCGGCGGATTCGTCACGCAGATGAGCGACGACGGCGAGGCGTTCGTGCCGCACACCGACGGCATCTTCCTGGTCGTCGAGCAGGGGCAGCGGCTCGTCTTCACCAACGCGATCAGGAGCTCGTGGCACCCCGCCGAGCCGGCGCCGGTCGCGATGACGGCGGAGATCCTGCTCGGCGAGCACGCCGAGGGCACCGACTACCGCGTGATCGTGCGGCATCGGGCACCTGCCGACCGCGAGCAGCACGAGCAGCTGGGGTTCTTCGAGGGCTGGGGCGCAGTCACCGAGGCGCTCGCCACGCTCGCCGAGGCGTCCGAGCGCGGATAGCCTGGCCGCATGATCCGCCACACAGTCGCCTTCACCCTGGCCCACGCATCCGGCTCAGAGCAGGAGCACGACTTCTTGACCGCCGGGCCCGCAGTGCTGCGCGCAATCCCCGGCGTCGAGGAGTTCACCGTCAGCCGGCAGACGAGCGAGCAGAGCGGCTACGCGTTCCAGTTCGCGATGACCTTCGCCGATGCGACGGCCTACGCCGCCTACGACGCGCACCCTGACCACCGGGAGTTCGTCGCCAGCCGATGGGCGAACGAGGTCGTGGCATTCGAGGAGCTCGACTTCGCGCCCTACCCCTGAGCCGTCCTGCAGCATGCCGAAAGCCCCGCCGAAGCGGGGCTTTCGTGTGGTGGACCCGAGGGGATTCGAACCCCTGACCTCCTCGATGCGAACGAGGCGCGCTACCAACTGCGCCACGGGCCCGGACCGAGCAAGAGTATCGGACAACTCGGGGCGGCACGAAATCGATGCCCTTCGACACGCTCAGCACCTCCGGACGCGGAGCGGCTCAGGGAGCCCTGGCCGGCCCCTGAGCCGGTGCGCGCCGCAGGCGCACGCCGCGTCGAAGCGTCAGCCCACGCGGCGCAGGAACGCCTCGTGCACGTCGACACCCGAGAGCTCCTCGTCGACCATGCCCATCGAGGCGAACCTCGAGCCGGCCCGCGCGGCCGGAGCGGACCGCTCGGTGCGCGCGCCGATGCGGTGCTCGTCGGGTGCGGTCTCGATCGGTGCCTCGCTGCGCGAGACCTCGAGCGCCTGCGCTGCCGCCAGCGCGCTGTCGTGCTGCACGGCGACGCCGACCGGCACCTCGCGGACCGGCAGCGCCGGCTGCGTCGGGGCGAGGCGGCGCTCCTGGTCGGTGAGCGAGGCCTCGTCGTCGCCGCCGATGATGTCCTCGAAGCTCGGCTCCAGCGCCGACACCCGCGCGATCGGCCCCGAGAGCGCGCGGCGGTCCTCGGCGAGCTGGGCGCGCGCCCGCGCGAGCAGGTCGTCGCTCGGGTGGCGCTCCGGGCTGTACTGCGCGCGCAGCCGCTGCTCGGGCAGCGACTGCGGCGTCCAGGCGCGAGACGCCAGCACCTCCTCGGTGCGCAGCGTCTGCCTCGCGACGATCTGCTCTGCCATCCGCGTCTCGGTCGCGACGGCCTCGGCAGCGACCTCGCGCGCCTCGACCAGATCCTTGACGCGCGGCGCCGTCGCGGCCGCGACCTTGCGCATCCGCGTCGACGACCCGTTCACGGCCACGAGCCCCACGACGCCGAGCACGGCCACCGCGGCGCCCAGGGCCAGCAGCACCTGCAGGCCGGGCACGAGCGTGCCGGCGACGACCGCCACGATGCCCAGCACCACGAGCGCGAAGCACGCCAGCCGCGTGCGGCGCAGGCGCTGCGAGCGCGAGACGCTCGACTTCACCGCGGCGCGCACCTCGCGCTCCACCGCCTTGATCTGGTCGTCGAGCTCGCGGGCACGGGCGACGGCCTTCGCGTGCTCCATCGCCTGCTTGAGGCGCGCCTCCTTGGCGACGGCCTTCTGCTGCACCGCGATCGTGCGCGCGTCGGCCTCGAGGCGCACCTCCTCGGGCGCTTCGGCCGACTCGGCCATGATGCGGAGCGTCTGCTGCAGCCGGATCGCGTTGCGCTCGGTCGCCAGGTACTCGCGCTTGCGGGTCCAGACCGGCACCAGGTAGGCGACCCAGAGCACGACGGCGACGATGAGGACGAGTGACGTCCCGAGACCTGCGAACTCTGGCATGCCCTGCACGGTAGTGGCGGCAGCACGTCGATCACGGAGGGCGCGCGGCGGTTCGTTCACCCTCAGGTGGAAGTCGCACCTCGGGGGTCGCCGCCGACCTCCATCGGGTAGACGCTGCGGTCGAACGGAGGCACCTGACCGCGCAGCCAGCGCTCGAGCACGGGCTCGGCGAGCTCGTCGCGCACGAGCGCGAAGCACAGGTGGTCGCGCCAGTCGCCGTCGATGTGGATGTAGCGGCGGCGGCATCCCTCGTAGCGGAAGCCGAGCTTCTCGACGACGCGCAGGCTCGCGACGTTCTCCGGCCGGATGCAGATCTCCACTCGGTGCAGCCCCATGCCGAGCATGAGGTGGTCGGTGGCGAGCGCGACCGCGATCGTCGTCGCTCCCCTGCCGGCGAAGCGCCGCGCGATCCAGTAGCCGAGGGTCGACGACGCGAGCGCCCCGCCCGTGATGTTCGCGACGTTCAGCTGCCCGGCGAACTCACCGTCGACCTCGATCACGAGCGCGAGCCCCGAGCCTTCGCGGTCGGCGTCGAGCAGCGAGCGGATCGATGAGCGGGTGTCGAAGCGGCCGGTCGGGCGGGTGCCCGGCAGTGTCGCCTCCCAGCGCTCGAGCCACGGGCGGTTGATCTGCAGCTCGGTCTCGAGCGTCTTGGCGTCGCGCAGCTTGATGCCGCGCACGGTCACGGCGCCATGGGTCAGTCGCGGGGCGCTGTCGAACACGTCTCAGAGCCTATGGCGTGTGGGGCGGGTGGCATCTCGATACGGCCCTGCGGGCCTACTCGACGACCGATGCAGCGGCGGGGACGACGACGTTGAAATTGTCGCGGAACAGGTTCTCGGGGTCGACCTCCGCCTTCAGCGCACGCAGCCGCGCGAGCGTCGCCGGCGGGAAGGCATCCTCGAGCCGCCCCGGCCGCTGGTCGGTCTCGAACGAGAGGTAGAGGCCGGATGCGTGGGGCGCGACGAGCGTGTCCCATGCGGCGTCGAGTCGGGTGCGGTTGCCGCCGAACGCGATCACCGAGAACTGCGCGTCGCGGTGCGCGAACGCGGTCGCGTCGCTCGCGACGTCGCCGATCGCCCCGCCCATGGCACGGATCTGGAAGAAGGAGTGCGCGCCGGCGTCGAGGAACCGCGCGAGCGCCCGTGCGACCTCCGGCGTGATCGAGCCGATCAGCGCCGAGCGCGTGGTCGGCTCGCCGCGCCCCTGATGCGCGCCGCCCGGCGCGTTGTCGATCACGCCCGCGTAGCGCGTGCGCACCACCTGCTGGCCGACCAGCGGCCCCACCATCGCGAAGGGCTGCAGGTGATCGACGATCTCCTCCGGCTCGGATGCGTCCACGGCGATCATCGCCTGCGCCACCCTCGGCCTCCCCGGCTGGTCGCCGCCCAGCAGCAGGAAGGGCGTCACCGCGCGGGCACTCGCTTCGGTCGTCGCACCCCAGCGCTCGAGGAAGTCGACGGTCTCGCTCGCGTCGAACGCCAGCTGCGCGAAGCCGACCTCCCCGATCGGCTGCGCGATCATCTCGAACGCCACCGCGACGCCCAGGTTGCCCCCGGCGCCGCGCATGCCCCAGAAGAGCTCCTCGTGCTCGTCGCGACTGGCGCGCACCAGGTCGCCGTCGGCCAGCACCACCTCGATCGACTCGATGTGGTCGATCGTCAGCCCGTGCTCGCGGCCCAGGAAGCCGACCCCGCCCGCCGTCGCGAGCCCGCCGACGCCGACGCCGCCGTAGTCGCCGGAGGAGATCGCCCAGCCATGCTCGTCGAGCACGCGCGCCACCGCACCCCACGTCGCGCCCGCGCCGATGCGCACGAGCCGCCGCTCGGCATCCACGATGTCGATCCGGTCGAGCTCGCCGAGATCGATGACGATGCCGCCGTCGTTCGTGGAGCGGCCGGAGATGCCGTGCCCGGCAGAGCGGATGCTGAGCGGCACGCGATCGGCCGCGCCCTGCGAGCGCGCGTAGTCGAGCGCGTCTGCCACTTGCGCCGGGCTCGTCGGGCGCAGGATCAGGCCGGGCGCACCGCCGCGCAGGTAGGTGTGCTGGCGCTCCGGGTACGACCACGAGCCCGGCTCGACCGCCGTGGCGGCGAGGCTCGCAGGGATCGCCGCGTAGTCGAGCGCCTCGGCGCGCAGCGCGATCGCTGCTGCCCCTAATCGCGGCGCGACCTCGGTGCCGCGCGCGGCGCGCTCTGCCGCGACCTGCTCGCGCACGGCCGGCGCCACCTCTGCCATGAAGCGCTGCATCGCGCTCGGGTCGTCGGTCGCCACGATGAAGGTGCCTATGCCGTCGTCGAGCGCCATCTCGACCAGCTGCCCCACCTGCGCCGCGTCTGCCATGTCGGCGCCGACGTTGAGCAGCCGGCGGATCTCCCGCGGGTCACGGCCGGCGCGGGTGGCGGCCTCGTCGATCGCGGCGTTGCCCTTCGCGAGGTCGCCGGGCTGCATGTAGCCGAGGCTCGGCAGCCAGCCGTCGCCGAGCTGCCCCGTGAGGCGCAGCATGCGCGGCTTGTAGGCGCCGATGTGGATGGGGATCGGATGCGCGGGGCGAGGCCCGCGCTTGGCCCCGGTAGCGCGGTGGTGCTGCCCGTCGACGCGCACGCCGCCGCGCTCCGAGGTGTTCCAGAGCTCGCGGATGATCGTGATCGCCTCCCGCAGCGCATCCACACCCTGCCCGGGGGTGAGCTTGGTGCCGCCCATCGCCTCGATGGCATCCCAGAAGCCGCCGGCGCCGAGGCCGAGCTCGACGCGGCCGCCGGAGAGCAGGTCGAGGCTGGCTGCGGAGCGCGCGAGCACTGCCGGCTGGCGCAGCGGCACGTTCGCCACGTTGGGAGAGAGGCGGATGCTGCTGGTCTGCGCCGCGACCCAGCTCATCAGCGTCCACGTGTCGTGGAACGCCGGCTGGTAGGGGTGATCCTGGAAGGTGGCGAGGTCGAAGCCGACGCTCTCCGCAAGCTGCGCGAGCTGCACCGGCTGCTGTGGCTGCTGGTTGGTCGGTGTGATGAACACCCCGAACTCGATGTCGTGCCCGTAGTCCACGGGAGTGCCTCCCCTTCGGCGCCGCGGCGCCCGTCACGGGCGCGTTCGCCCCCTCTGTGCAACCGCCCGGCAGGTGAGGAACATTCCGCCGCCCCGGGCGCGTACACAGCGCGTTCACTGTGGCGCGCTACATTCACGCCCGTGAGCGAGGACGAATCTGCCATCGAGGACGCCAAGCGCATCCTCCGCAGGCAGCTGCGCACCCAGCGCGCCGAGCGCGGCCCCGAGTGGGCGGCGGAGCGCGCGGCAGCTGTCGCGGCCACCCTGCAGGAGCTCGTCATCGCGCACGGCGCCCGCACGATCTCGGCCTACCTGTCGACGCCCGACGAGCCAGACACCCGACGCTTCCTGACCTGGGCGGCCGGCCAGGGCATCCGGGTGCTGCTGCCCGTCATCCGCGAGGACGGCCTGCTCGACTGGGCCGAGTACGACGGCACCGAGACGGTCGAGGCGACGCTCGGCATGCCGGAGCCGACCGGAGACACGCTGCCGCCGACCGCGCTCGACGAGGTCGACCTCATGCTCATCCCGGCGACGGCCATCGGCCGCGACGGCTCTCGCCTCGGCGGCGGCCGCGGCTTCTTCGACAAGACCATCGCCGCCATGGCAGAATGTCCCCCGGTCTATGCCGTGATCCATGACGAGGAACTGCTCGACAGCGTGCCTCACGCCGGCTACGACCAGCCTGTCGACGGTGTCGTCACGCCGTCCGGGATCATTCACCTACCGAGGAGCTGACCCTTGCCCGTCTACGCCTACGCCTGCACTGCCTGCGGCAATGCATTCGACAAGCGGCAGAGCTTCGCCGAGCCTGCCCTCACCGTCTGCGAGACCTGCGGCGGCGCACTGCGCAAGCAGTACGGCACCGTCGGCGTGACCTTCAACGGCACCGGCTTCTACCGCACCGATTCCCGGGCCGCGGCACAGCCTGCCTCCAGCGGATCATCCGCTGCCAAGACCTCCAGCGGACCCCAGCCTGCTGTCTCGACCTCTGCCGCAGCCAGCGGTGGAGCCGGCACGGTCTCTTGACCGAGTCGTTCGTCCCTACACAACCAGCACACTCAAGGAGGACCCCATGGAGGGCTTCAAGAAGTTCCTGATGCAGGGCAATGTGATCGAGCTCGCCGTCGCCGTCGTCATCGGCACCGCGTTCACGGCTGTTGTCAACGGCTTCGTCGCCGGCATCATCAACCCGCTCATCGCCGCCATGTTCAACGCTGACGACCTCGCCAGCGCGACCGTCGGCATCTTCCAGATCGGCCTCGTCATCGCGGCCCTGATCAACTTCATCATCGTGGCAGCGGTCGTGTACTTCGCGCTCGTGCTCCCGATGGCGAAGCTGAAGGAGCGCAACGACCGCCGCAAGGGCATCTCCCCGGAGGAGCCCACCGAGACGGACGTCGACATCCTGCACGACATCCGCGACCTGCTCCGCGCGCAGAGCGGCACCACGCCCGCGGCCTGAGCCACGCGCACCCTGGAGGGCGGTCCCGCGAGGGGCCGCCCTCTGCTGTCTGCGCCCTCCCCGTTTCCCGTGCCCCTGCCCCTGCACCCCATCCATCGATTGGCTCCTCCTCACATCGATTGGCGCCTCCCGCGATCGATTGGCTCGGTACGGCGCCACTCGAGCACAGCAGGCGCCACTCGATCACCGCAGGCACCACTCGATCACCGAGGGCGCCACTCGATCACCGCAGGCGCCACTCGAACGTCAGTGAGTGAGGGAGCGAGCGGATGGGTCAGCCCCAGTGCGGGGGGACGTCGCCCTTCAGACGCGCGTCGTTCTCGTTCGACGTGTGGCGCTCGACCGCCGGCTCGCCCGTGTAGCCGGGCGGGGGCTCTGTCGTGACGCGGCGCCCACGGCGGCGGATCACCTGCGGTTGCGGCTGCTCGTCGGCGACAAGCTCCGCCTCGGAGCCGTCGACCCGAGCCGCAACCGCCTCGTCGGCCGCTGTCGCGTCAGCGCCGCGCTCCGAGCTCGCCCCGTCGCCGGGCGCCTCCCTGCTCACGTCGTCGACGCATCCGCCCCGACGAGCTCGGCGATGCGGTCGGCCACGCCCTCCGGGTCGGTGAACAGCTCGAAGGCGTGCACGCGCATCGTGTGCCAGCCGAAGCGCCGCAGCACCTCTGGGCGCAGGCGCAGTGCCTCGCGCAGCGTGCGGTCGCCGTCGTCGTGGTCGGCCTCGATGGCGGCGCAGATGCCGCCGTTGGCGACGACGAGCGGCAGCTGGCCGTCGTAGGAGACATCGGCGCGCAGGCCCCGGCGGCGGAGTCGCGTCGCGAGGTCGACCATGAGCGGATCGCCGCCGTAGTACGACTGCTCACGGTCGCCGGCGGCGACGTCGAGCAGGATCTCGCGCAGCTGCGCGGCGCCGAACGCGAGCTTCTCGGGGTCGAGCTCTGCCGCGTCGAACGCCGTGATGATCTGCAGCGACTTGCGGGCGCGGGTCATCGCGACGGCCAGCAGTCGTTCGCCGCCCGGCTGCCCGAGGGTGCCGAAGTCGACGTTCTTCCCGTGTCGCGTGTGGCCGTAGCCGACCGAGAAGATCACCCGGTCGCGGCTCAGCGCGCTCGCGTGCGTGACATCGACGATCACGAAGGGCTCCTCGCGGTCGGCGACCACGAAGTCGGTGAGGGCGCCGTTGTTGGCGAGCGCGGCCATGACCGCCTGCTGCAGCCGCACCTCGTGCTTCTCGTTGGCCGTCACGACCATGAGCGACTCCTGCGGCCGCTGCCGCGCGTGCTGCGTGACGAGCTGCACGACCCGCTCGACCTCGGCGTCGGGGCTCTCGATGGTGGCGGCACCCTGCTCGGGCAGCCCGAATGCGCCCTGCACGATGGAGGCCGTGAGCGACGCGTGCCCCAGATAGGCGCCCGCCCACGGCAGTGCCTCGATGCGGCCCTCGTAGAAGCGGTCGTTGACGGCGGTCACGAGATCGGCGCCGCCCGTGCGGTACGAGCGCGTCAGGTGCAGCGTCGGCAGCACTGCGGCGAGCCGCGAGAGCGCCGACTCGGCGTGCAGCTCGTCGGGCGTCGAGAGCTCCTCGCTGGGGCGGATGCCGAGCGTCGAGATGCCGACGTCGAACGGCGCGGGCGTCTGCGTGATCGAGTCGCCCACCGCGATCACCTGGCGGGCGCGGCTGACGGCGCCGGCCGCCTCCGCGAGCGTGATGGCGCCGGCGTCAGCGATGATGCAGACGTCGAAGGGGATGCGCTTCGGCACCCTGTGGAGGTCGTAGGGCGAGGCGAGCCACACGGGCGCCACCGAGCGCGTCAGGTGCGGGGCGACGCGCTGCAGCTCGTCGGCGTCGACCGGGCCGGCCTTGACCAGGCCGCGCAGCGCATCCGCCTCGTTCCCGTGATCGTCGACCGCGAGCCGCCACTGCTGGGCGACCTGGTGCGCGAGGCGGGCGCTCGAGGCGTCGACGTGGGCCTCGTCGACGAGCGCGAAGTCCTGCTCGAGGCGGCGCAGCACCTCGGTGTTGCCGCGCAGCAGCGCGCGCTCCTTCGAGAGCATCGTCTGCAGCGCCGACTGCCACCACGCGAGGTCGAGCTCGTGCTCGACCTGGTCATCGGCGACGTGCCGATCAGCGAGGTCGGTGAGCAGCGCGTCGAGGCCGAGGCGCTCGACGGAGGCCATGAGCTCTGCGCGCTCCTGGATGTTCAGCAGCGCGTCGCTGGGGGCGGCGAGCTCTGCGATGCGCTCGATGAGGTCGGCGAGCGGCAGGTCGACGCTCTTGGTGTCGAACGAGAGCGCGGCGTCGAGCCGGTCGAGCCGCTGCACGACGTCGCGCAGGCGGGTGTCGAGCGCGGCGAGGCCCGCGGGCACCGAGGGGATCGAGCCGTCGGGCGCGAACTTCGCCCACAGCCGCCGCTGCTGCTGCGCGGCGACCAGCACGTCGTGCAGGTCGGGCACATGGGCGCCGGGCCGCACGTACTCCTCCGCGAGCTTCTTCAGCCGCCGGCGCTGCATGCCGCCGAGCGACTGGATCGCCTCGCGCCGCGGCCCGGTGGCGGTGATGAGCTCGCCCAGCGGACGGTCGTAGATCGACGGCGTCATGACGTCGAGCGTGGCGCGCACGTCGGTGAGCAGCGCCACCTGGATCTCGAGCTCAGAGATCGTCGCGGCCGGGCGCAGCTTCGTGTCGCCCACGACCTTGCGTGCATCCTTCTGCAGCGCGTGCAGGTCGCCGTCGGCGAGCTGCTTCGCATCCTCGAAGGCGGCGGATGCGTCGCCGCTGGTGGCGAAGGAGGCCCCGTACCAGGGGGTGTCGCTGGGCCCGTACTTGAACTGGCCGAGGTCGGCGGCCTTGCGCATCGTGGCGGCCACGCGCGGGCGGTCGGTGGCGAGCTGGCGAGTGGCGGCCTCGGTCAGGCGCGCACGGGTCGACGGCGCGACCGGGAGCATCGCCAGCCGCGAGAGCTCCTTGAGGGCGTCGAGCACCGACACCTGCAGCTGCGGGTCGACGCGGCGCAGCGCGGCGCGGTAGTCGAGCAGCACCTTGCGCAGGCGCAGCATCGCCTCGTCGATCTCGTTGGTCTCGGGGCGGGTCGAGCCCTCGATGCGCCGAATGGCGGCGATGAGGTCGCGGCGCAGGGTCGCCTCGGAGACCGCGAGCGCCTGCAGCTTGGTGGCGGCGAGCCGGTCGCCGATGTCGCGCAGCGTCGCGCGGCGGGGGCTGACCACCAGCACGCGCTTGTCGTCGCTCACCAGCGCCGCGACGACGTTGACGATCGTCTGCGTGAGGCCGGTGCCCGGCAGCGCCTCGACCACGAGCGAGTTGCCGGCAGCGGCCTCTGCGATGACGGCATCCTGCTCGCCGTCGGCGTCGAGCACGAGCCGGTCGATCTCGGGGTCGCGCTTGTCCTGCGGCGTCTCGTCGATGCCCGTGCGGCCCTCGCGCACGCGCCACGCGGCCTGCTCGTCGCCGCGGGCGGCGTCGAGCACGTCGTGCTCCTGCTGCTGCAGGTCGGCGGCCATGGGCTCGCCCACGTCGGCGAAGGTGGAGGCGAGCAGCCGCGCCTCGACCGAGAAGCCGGGCACGTGCGCCGCGGCCTGTCGCAGCGCGTCGAGCACGGCGTTGGGCGTGAAGGTGCCCTCGCCGG contains these protein-coding regions:
- a CDS encoding metalloregulator ArsR/SmtB family transcription factor gives rise to the protein MANQLIELDAVLGALADPTRRQVIARLGQRPMSVGELAQPFPITLPSFMKHVRALEASGLIRTAKAGRVRTCTLNRERLALVDDWLDEQRRSWVAATDRLEHLVTHQEEAP
- a CDS encoding SRPBCC domain-containing protein is translated as MTISDQSQIDPRQIDPALDLTIQRIIRAPRRTVWNAWTDPSLLAQWWVPAPTIARVDRLEVRPGGGFVTQMSDDGEAFVPHTDGIFLVVEQGQRLVFTNAIRSSWHPAEPAPVAMTAEILLGEHAEGTDYRVIVRHRAPADREQHEQLGFFEGWGAVTEALATLAEASERG
- a CDS encoding Dabb family protein; the encoded protein is MIRHTVAFTLAHASGSEQEHDFLTAGPAVLRAIPGVEEFTVSRQTSEQSGYAFQFAMTFADATAYAAYDAHPDHREFVASRWANEVVAFEELDFAPYP
- a CDS encoding GNAT family protein, with product MFDSAPRLTHGAVTVRGIKLRDAKTLETELQINRPWLERWEATLPGTRPTGRFDTRSSIRSLLDADREGSGLALVIEVDGEFAGQLNVANITGGALASSTLGYWIARRFAGRGATTIAVALATDHLMLGMGLHRVEICIRPENVASLRVVEKLGFRYEGCRRRYIHIDGDWRDHLCFALVRDELAEPVLERWLRGQVPPFDRSVYPMEVGGDPRGATST
- a CDS encoding LLM class flavin-dependent oxidoreductase; its protein translation is MDYGHDIEFGVFITPTNQQPQQPVQLAQLAESVGFDLATFQDHPYQPAFHDTWTLMSWVAAQTSSIRLSPNVANVPLRQPAVLARSAASLDLLSGGRVELGLGAGGFWDAIEAMGGTKLTPGQGVDALREAITIIRELWNTSERGGVRVDGQHHRATGAKRGPRPAHPIPIHIGAYKPRMLRLTGQLGDGWLPSLGYMQPGDLAKGNAAIDEAATRAGRDPREIRRLLNVGADMADAAQVGQLVEMALDDGIGTFIVATDDPSAMQRFMAEVAPAVREQVAAERAARGTEVAPRLGAAAIALRAEALDYAAIPASLAATAVEPGSWSYPERQHTYLRGGAPGLILRPTSPAQVADALDYARSQGAADRVPLSIRSAGHGISGRSTNDGGIVIDLGELDRIDIVDAERRLVRIGAGATWGAVARVLDEHGWAISSGDYGGVGVGGLATAGGVGFLGREHGLTIDHIESIEVVLADGDLVRASRDEHEELFWGMRGAGGNLGVAVAFEMIAQPIGEVGFAQLAFDASETVDFLERWGATTEASARAVTPFLLLGGDQPGRPRVAQAMIAVDASEPEEIVDHLQPFAMVGPLVGQQVVRTRYAGVIDNAPGGAHQGRGEPTTRSALIGSITPEVARALARFLDAGAHSFFQIRAMGGAIGDVASDATAFAHRDAQFSVIAFGGNRTRLDAAWDTLVAPHASGLYLSFETDQRPGRLEDAFPPATLARLRALKAEVDPENLFRDNFNVVVPAAASVVE
- a CDS encoding 5-formyltetrahydrofolate cyclo-ligase codes for the protein MSEDESAIEDAKRILRRQLRTQRAERGPEWAAERAAAVAATLQELVIAHGARTISAYLSTPDEPDTRRFLTWAAGQGIRVLLPVIREDGLLDWAEYDGTETVEATLGMPEPTGDTLPPTALDEVDLMLIPATAIGRDGSRLGGGRGFFDKTIAAMAECPPVYAVIHDEELLDSVPHAGYDQPVDGVVTPSGIIHLPRS
- a CDS encoding FmdB family zinc ribbon protein, with product MPVYAYACTACGNAFDKRQSFAEPALTVCETCGGALRKQYGTVGVTFNGTGFYRTDSRAAAQPASSGSSAAKTSSGPQPAVSTSAAASGGAGTVS
- the mscL gene encoding large conductance mechanosensitive channel protein MscL, with the translated sequence MEGFKKFLMQGNVIELAVAVVIGTAFTAVVNGFVAGIINPLIAAMFNADDLASATVGIFQIGLVIAALINFIIVAAVVYFALVLPMAKLKERNDRRKGISPEEPTETDVDILHDIRDLLRAQSGTTPAA
- a CDS encoding AAA family ATPase — its product is MRDDETENQGDGSVDGSPLDSAEFVDEQDAEQQPTGDASADDAIAPGPDRSLTSPSVPAPEAMPAKREGEWEAWADALRRVGGRSPLTDFIDTTATRIELSTTHPGGLAQFITGRPTALSSLIRDDLALRAARSAAASIASKGIELAAARSIDAVHLGIGMARFPHGDGEVYGPVLLRPLVVRRRGRDFELQLLGRPFVNPRLASILRGNHGVRVDERQLVQLGSGEGTFTPNAVLDALRQAAAHVPGFSVEARLLASTFADVGEPMAADLQQQEHDVLDAARGDEQAAWRVREGRTGIDETPQDKRDPEIDRLVLDADGEQDAVIAEAAAGNSLVVEALPGTGLTQTIVNVVAALVSDDKRVLVVSPRRATLRDIGDRLAATKLQALAVSEATLRRDLIAAIRRIEGSTRPETNEIDEAMLRLRKVLLDYRAALRRVDPQLQVSVLDALKELSRLAMLPVAPSTRARLTEAATRQLATDRPRVAATMRKAADLGQFKYGPSDTPWYGASFATSGDASAAFEDAKQLADGDLHALQKDARKVVGDTKLRPAATISELEIQVALLTDVRATLDVMTPSIYDRPLGELITATGPRREAIQSLGGMQRRRLKKLAEEYVRPGAHVPDLHDVLVAAQQQRRLWAKFAPDGSIPSVPAGLAALDTRLRDVVQRLDRLDAALSFDTKSVDLPLADLIERIAELAAPSDALLNIQERAELMASVERLGLDALLTDLADRHVADDQVEHELDLAWWQSALQTMLSKERALLRGNTEVLRRLEQDFALVDEAHVDASSARLAHQVAQQWRLAVDDHGNEADALRGLVKAGPVDADELQRVAPHLTRSVAPVWLASPYDLHRVPKRIPFDVCIIADAGAITLAEAAGAVSRARQVIAVGDSITQTPAPFDVGISTLGIRPSEELSTPDELHAESALSRLAAVLPTLHLTRSYRTGGADLVTAVNDRFYEGRIEALPWAGAYLGHASLTASIVQGAFGLPEQGAATIESPDAEVERVVQLVTQHARQRPQESLMVVTANEKHEVRLQQAVMAALANNGALTDFVVADREEPFVIVDVTHASALSRDRVIFSVGYGHTRHGKNVDFGTLGQPGGERLLAVAMTRARKSLQIITAFDAAELDPEKLAFGAAQLREILLDVAAGDREQSYYGGDPLMVDLATRLRRRGLRADVSYDGQLPLVVANGGICAAIEADHDDGDRTLREALRLRPEVLRRFGWHTMRVHAFELFTDPEGVADRIAELVGADASTT